A single region of the Malus sylvestris chromosome 8, drMalSylv7.2, whole genome shotgun sequence genome encodes:
- the LOC126632835 gene encoding uncharacterized protein LOC126632835 yields the protein MTHPHNHNTSSQKKSRNATTMAVASRRLISSSASSTVTAISSFPPKSKTLISNPHASPNLQLPKRSRRDVALLSLIALIPSLFRPGLASGLSFGISGPKDWLREQKKKASRFLLAPIDASRESLVAAHQLLTATDSDYTNKEMEEVQRLFRSAARDCVIEDRNSFVAFQANTGVEVCTFRLVVKNASSLLGDKDPVKLEAESLLNDLIRSFTSLNGLVNETDVQFAAERKKVADSLMDTISSLDKFEQGIKDCLEA from the exons ATGACTCACCCACACAACCACAACACGTCGTCGCAAAAGAAAAGCAGAAACGCAACAACTATGGCAGTTGCTTCGCGCCGCCTTATCTCCAGCTCGGCCTCATCCACTGTAACCGCCATTTCATCCTTCCCTCCAaaatcaaaaaccctaatttcaaaTCCGCACGCTTCCCCCAATCTTCAGCTGCCAAAACGCAGTCGTAGAGACGTCGCTTTGCTCTCCCTCATCGCTCTCATCCCTTCACTCTTCCGACCCGGCCTGGCATCCGGACTTTCCTTCGGCATTT CAGGACCAAAGGATTGGCTCCGCGAGCAGAAGAAGAAGGCCTCCAGGTTCCTCTTGGCCCCGATTGATGCCTCCCGTGAGAGCCTCGTCGCGGCTCATCAATtactca CGGCTACAGATTCGGATTATACGAACAAGGAGATGGAGGAGGTTCAGAGATTGTTTAGATCTGCTGCGAGGGATTGTGTTATAGAGGATAGGAACTCGTTTGTTGCATTTCAAGCCAATACGGGTGTTGAG GTTTGCACATTCCGTTTGGTTGTAAAGAATGCGTCGTCATTGCTTGGTGATAAGGATCCTGTAAAATTGGAAGCCGAGTCTTTGCTAAATGATCTTATAAG ATCATTCACTTCTCTTAATGGTCTGGTAAATGAGACCGATGTTCAATTTGCCGCTGAAAG AAAGAAGGTTGCAGATTCTCTCATGGATACCATATCATCCCTAGACAAATTTGAGCAGGGAATCAAGGACTGCCTTGAAGCTTAA
- the LOC126631718 gene encoding DUF21 domain-containing protein At1g47330-like: MAAKVPCCGTTFFIYVLIIIGLVCFAGLMAGLTLGLMSLGLVDLEVLMKSGQPQDRKHAAKIYPVVKNQHLLLCTLLIGNALAMEALPVFLDSLVPPWAAIVISVTLILVFGEILPQAVCTRFGLTVGAAMAPFVRVLLVLFLPISYPISKVLDYMLGKGHSALLRRAELKTFVDFHGNEAGKGGDLTHDETTIIAGALELTEKTAKDAMTPISNAFSLDLDAPLTLDTLNAIMAMGHSRVPVYAGKPGNIIGLVLVKNLLMVDPEDGVTLRKLMIRKIPRVSEDMPLYDILNEFQKGHSHIAVVYKDISGKKDALKNGKDGETPVFKDDCKKQAGESGASFKKDEKVGSNNAQSALDNGDGGQQTKKIPSATPAFKKRHRGCSHCILDIENGPIPVFPDNEEVVGVISMEDVIEELLQEEILDETDEYVNIHNRIKVNMHASQEKPSDSNSADPSREWSSVTNAPLLTSASVPSDLGSTQHQDSGKA; this comes from the exons ATGGCGGCGAAGGTGCCTTGCTGCGGGACGACGTTCTTTATTTACGTGCTGATAATCATAGGCCTGGTTTGCTTCGCCGGATTGATGGCCGGACTCACTCTCGGCCTCATGTCCCTCGGCCTCGTCGACCTCGAGGTCCTCATGAAGTCCGGCCAACCTCAGGATCGCAAGCACGCCG CTAAAATTTATCCGGTGGTGAAGAATCAGCACCTGTTACTTTGCACGCTTTTAATCGGAAACGCGTTAGCAATGGAG GCTCTTCCGGTGTTTTTGGATAGTCTTGTGCCTCCTTGGGCGGCTATTGTGATATCAGTCACTCTCATTCTGGTGTTTGGGGAG ATATTGCCACAAGCAGTGTGCACTCGCTTTGGATTGACTGTTGGGGCGGCAATGGCCCCGTTTGTGCGtgttcttcttgttcttttccTCCCCATTTCGTATCCCATTAGCAAG GTTTTGGATTATATGTTGGGTAAGGGACATTCTGCCCTTTTACGAAGAGCAGAACTAAAGACTTTTGTGGATTTTCATGGAAATGAG GCTGGGAAAGGCGGGGATTTAACACATGATGAGACTACCATCATTGCTGGGGCACTTGAATTGACTGAAAAGACTGCAAAAGATGCCATGACTCCCATATCAAATGCATTTTCCCTTGATCTGGATGCACCTCTTACTTT GGACACATTGAATGCAATAATGGCAATGGGTCATAGTAGAGTTCCAGTTTATGCTGGGAAGCCCGGAAATATAATTGGTCTAGTTCTG GTTAAGAATCTCTTGATGGTTGATCCAGAAGATggagttactttaagaaaactGATGATACGAAAAATTCCTCG GGTTTCGGAAGACATGCCTCTGTATGATATTCTAAATGAATTTCAGAAAGGTCACAGTCACATTGCTGTTGTCTATAAGGATATAAGTGGGAAAAAGGATGCACTAAAGAATGGCAAAGATGGTGAAACACCCGTGTTTAAGGATGACTGTAAGAAGCAAGCAGGCGAATCTGGGGCATCATTCAAGAAAG ATGAAAAAGTGGGTTCAAACAATGCTCAGAGTGCTTTGGACAATGGTGACGGAGGTCAACAAACGAAGAAAATCCCATCAGCTACTCCCGCTTTTAAGAAACGACACAGAGGCTGTTCACATTGCATTCTGGACATTGAGAACGGTCCCATTCCAGTTTTCCCAGACAATGAAGAGGTTGTAGGAGTAATTTCCATGGAGGATGTCATTGAAGAACTTCTTCAG GAAGAGATATTGGACGAAACAGATGAGTATGTCAACATCCACAACAG GATTAAGGTCAATATGCATGCATCTCAGGAAAAGCCTTCTGACTCGAACTCAGCCGATCCTTCCAGAGAATGGTCATCTGTCACCAACGCCCCACTGCTAACATCAGCGTCAGTGCCATCAGATTTGGGTTCCACTCAACATCAAGACTCTGGTAAGGCGTGA
- the LOC126633333 gene encoding uncharacterized protein LOC126633333 produces the protein MEGYRFGEREVKMEKAKKRLELNSDESETMSRVAILALQIGKSSFYDAFALRSIQVEQVEPDVVICSFKVHPRLIDRDGTLANGAIANLVDIVGGSLAYIPNLPMNVSVDISISYVSTAKVGIMERDFLGLSSINGGATLKE, from the coding sequence ATGGAAGGTTATAGATTTGGGGAAAGGGAAGTCAAGATGGAGAAGGCGAAGAAGCGTCTGGAGCTGAACTCGGACGAGTCAGAGACCATGTCGCGAGTTGCCATCCTAGCTCTCCAAATCGGAAAGTCGAGCTTCTACGATGCCTTCGCTCTGAGAAGTATCCAAGTCGAGCAAGTCGAGCCCGATGTCGTCATCTGTTCTTTCAAGGTTCATCCCCGCCTTATCGATAGAGATGGAACTTTGGCAAATGGTGCAATTGCAAACCTTGTTGATATAGTTGGTGGTTCCTTAGCTTATATTCCAAACCTCCCTATGAATGTTTCCGTCGACATATCCATCTCTTATGTCTCAACTGCCAAGGTTGGAATAATGGAGAGGGATTTTCTGGGTCTGAGCTCAATCAATGGTGGTGCGACTCTGAAGGAATAA
- the LOC126632834 gene encoding uncharacterized protein LOC126632834: MSYVLHSFLLVSKLPSTLKVFQCNIKTMSSQDNGSPEFPMWPEFKLPDLLSTDTVQQVHATIENEWDPLQRSGCQTAAGRALWNHVIHDPLADILAGESYLKSFHEKIKKDCVNKAREISGVILAVRTLWFDSKLEAALHSFNDGEAQVVFLGAGMDARAYRLSCLKESNVFEVDFPDVLQIKATLLKAAMDSTNDHQCLMMTAKSITRVAADIRSNNWLEKLQTSGFVPEKNTVWVLEGILYYLTHSEATQVLETIADKCSLTHTVLLADFMNKPSTTLSNSTFHFYSDWPDHLLPSLGFSHVKLSQIGDPDAHFGLMHDPLNLFNKLRSLPRSLYTHPDDGTPCCRLYLVEASGSPNQTIP, from the exons ATGTCATATGTTCTTCATTCCTTTCTATTAGTTTCCAAACTTCCGTCCACTTTAAAGGTGTTTCAGTGCAATATAAAGACCATGTCGAGTCAAGACAATGGCTCACCTGAGTTCCCTATGTGGCCGGAGTTCAAGCTTCCGGACTTGTTGTCCACAGACACCGTTCAACAGGTTCATGCAACCATTGAGAACGAATGGGATCCTCTTCAGCGGTCGGGTTGCCAGACGGCAGCTGGGAGAGCCTTGTGGAATCATGTCATTCATGACCCCCTGGCAGACATACTTGCAGGAGAGTCGTACCTTAAAAGTTTCCATGAGAAGATAAAGAAAGACTGCGTCAACAAGGCGCGAGAAATATCTGGTGTCATTCTCGCAGTTCGAACACTCTGGTTTGATTCAAAGCTTGAAGCAGCACTTCATTCGTTCAATGATGGAGAAGCACAAGTAGTTTTTCTTGGGGCAG GAATGGATGCAAGAGCTTACCGACTGAGTTGCTTGAAGGAAAGCAATGTGTTCGAAGTTGATTTTCCTGATGTCCTGCAAATAAAAGCCACTCTCCTGAAAGCAGCAATGGACTCTACAAACGATCACCAGTGTCTAATGATGACAGCAAAATCCATAACTAGAGTGGCGGCCGATATCAGAAGCAATAATTGGCTCGAAAAACTTCAAACATCCGGGTTTGTGCCGGAGAAGAACACGGTGTGGGTTCTGGAAGGCATCCTCTACTACTTAACCCACTCTGAGGCCACGCAAGTACTTGAAACCATAGCAGACAAGTGCTCGCTTACTCACACGGTGCTTCTGGCGGATTTTATGAACAAACCGTCAACCACACTTTCCAATTCCACCTTCCATTTCTACAGCGATTGGCCTGATCATCTCCTGCCATCTCTTGGCTTTTCTCATGTTAAACTTTCACAAATTGGTGATCCAGATGCTCATTTTGGACTCATGCACGATCCATTAAATCTGTTCAACAAGCTTCGCAGTTTGCCTAGGTCATTATATACCCACCCAGATGATGGAACACCATGTTGTCGCTTGTATTTGGTTGAGGCTTCTGGCTCACCGAATCAAACTATTCCCTAG
- the LOC126631907 gene encoding probable LRR receptor-like serine/threonine-protein kinase At2g16250 has protein sequence MKLLSVTKTAMGARAQVGAFAVALILFVIQSGFAQQGSLSSDMERSALLELRSSLGLRSKNWPRKADPCSSWTGVTCSKNGRVTGITVSGLRRTRVGQQNPRFSVDSLANITLLASFNASGFALPGSIPDWFGQRLGALQVLDLRSASVIGSIPQSLGNLKNLTSLYLSGNDITGILPSALINITELEILDLSRNAITGSIPSGFANLGKLESLDLSSNFLSGSVPPGLGTLSRLKFLDLSDNSLTDSIPVQFSNLSRLVELDLSKNTLSGSLPVELRGLRSLRRMGIGDNAVEGPLPEGLFSSLVQLEVLVLSRNKFDGALPGALWSLPSLRFLDVSRNNFTGTLPSLGSNASVSGAVFNLSHNLLYGNLTFPVGKFGSIDLSDNFFQGKVLEDSQSNDTLTGNCLQIVPNQKSLQDCRQFYEGRGLSFDDFGALEPAQPPFLEPESKSKNRLTFILVGIFGGLGFIVILVLVLVVLLKMCNKGTNQRGSANVGPVPEGDDPSLPKDLIDASGRGDSFTYEQILHSTSAFSEANLIKHGHSGDIYRGSLASGTPVVIKRVNLHSVKKESYTIEMDLFSKVSHTRLVPLLGHCLEHESEKLLVYKYMPNGDLASSLHRVTNLGDGNLQSLDWITRLKIAIGAAEILAYLHHECSPPLVHRDVQASSILLDDKFEVRLGSWSEVRVQEGDGNPNVITRLLRKQQTLEQSPYASASAACSYDVYCFGKVLLELVTGKLGISKSDDSSTRELLDHTVRYISIYDKELLNKIVDPSLIVDEDLLEEVWAMAIVARSCLNPKPSKRPPMKYILKALENPLKVVREESSSSARLRTASSRRSWSTAFFGSWQQSSSDSATAPGHTSRESISGLKRESSASHKRLSSEIFPEPIEIQDLERQDEH, from the exons ATGAAGTTGTTATCTGTAACTAAAACGGCAATGGGGGCGAGAGCCCAAGTCGGCGCCTTTGCCGTAGCGTTAATCTTGTTCGTGATTCAGAGTGGTTTTGCGCAGCAGGGTTCTTTGAGCTCCGACATGGAGCGGTCGGCGTTACTGGAGCTCCGGTCTTCGTTGGGTCTCAGAAGCAAAAACTGGCCCAGAAAGGCCGACCCATGTTCATCCTGGACCGGAGTCACATGCAGCAAGAATGGCCGTGTCACTGGAATTACCGTGTCCGGTTTGAGGCGAACCCGAGTGGGCCAGCAAAACCCCCGGTTCTCCGTCGATTCACTGGCTAATATCACCCTCTTGGCTTCTTTCAACGCCTCCGGGTTCGCGCTTCCTGGGTCCATACCCGACTGGTTTGGCCAAAGACTTGGTGCACTCCAGGTGCTCGACCTTAGGTCTGCGTCAGTCATTGGTTCTATTCCCCAGTCGCTTGGTAATTTGAAAAATCTTACTTCTTTGTATTTATCTGGCAATGATATTACTGGGATTTTACCTTCTGCGTTGATAAACATAACAGAGTTGGAAATTCTTGATCTTTCGAGGAATGCGATTACTGGGTCCATACCTTCTGGCTTTGCCAATCTTGGAAAGCTTGAAAGTCTTGACCTTTCTTCAAACTTCTTATCTGGGTCGGTTCCACCAGGTTTGGGAACCCTTTCAAGGCTTAAGTTCTTGGACTTGTCTGATAATAGTCTCACCGATTCGATTCCGGTTCAGTTTAGTAACCTTTCCCGGTTGGTTGAGCTTGATCTTAGCAAGAACACTTTGTCTGGGTCATTGCCTGTGGAACTGAGAGGGTTGAGGAGTTTGAGGAGGATGGGTATTGGAGATAATGCTGTGGAAGGTCCATTGCCGGAGGGTTTGTTTTCGAGTCTTGTTCAGCTGGAAGTTCTGGTTCTGAGTCGGAATAAATTTGATGGTGCTCTTCCTGGTGCCTTGTGGTCACTTCCCAGTTTGCGATTTCTCGATGTATCCCGCAACAATTTTACAGGAACTCTACCGAGCCTGGGTTCAAATGCTAGTGTTAGTGGCGCTGTGTTCAACCTTTCTCATAATCTGTTATATGGAAATCTTACATTTCCTGTTGGGAAATTTGGCTCAATCGATTTGTCTGATAATTTTTTCCAAGGCAAGGTATTAGAGGATAGTCAAAGCAATGATACTCTTACTGGAAATTGCCTACAGATTGTACCAAATCAAAAGAGTTTGCAGGATTGTAGGCAGTTTTATGAAGGGAGGGGTTTAAGTTTCGATGATTTTGGGGCCCTAGAACCAGCTCAGCCACCTTTCCTAGAACCTGAATCAAAGAGCAAGAACCGATTAACATTTATATTGGTTGGGATATTTGGTGGACTCGGCTTCATTGTGATTTTGGTACTGGTTCTGGTAGTGCTCCTGAAAATGTGCAATAAAGGCACAAATCAACGTGGAAGTGCAAATGTTGGGCCTGTTCCAGAAGGAGATGACCCTTCACTCCCCAAAGATCTCATCGATGCATCAGGTCGAGGAGATTCATTTACGTATGAGCAGATTCTCCATTCCACTTCTGCTTTCAGTGAAGCAAATCTTATAAAACATGGACACTCTGGAGACATATACCGAGGATCCTTGGCGAGTGGAACCCCTGTAGTTATCAAAAGGGTAAATTTGCATTCCGTAAAGAAAGAATCATACACGATAGAAATGGATTTATTCAGCAAGGTttcacatacgagattggtgCCACTTTTGGGTCACTGCTTAGAGCATGAGAGCGAGAAGCTTCTGGTTTACAAATACATGCCAAATGGAGACTTGGCTAGTTCCTTGCACAGGGTTACCAACTTAGGAGATGGCAATTTACAGTCCCTGGATTGGAttacaagattaaaaattgCAATTGGAGCTGCTGAAATCCTAGCTTACCTACATCATGAATGCAGCCCACCGCTCGTTCACAG AGATGTTCAAGCAAGCAGTATACTTCTCGATGATAAATTTGAGGTCCGGCTTGGAAGCTGGAGTGAGGTCCGTGTGCAAGAAGGGGATGGTAACCCAAATGTGATCACGAGATTGTTGCGGAAACAACA AACCTTGGAACAAAGCCCTTATG CCTCGGCATCAGCTGCTTGCTCATATGATGTATACTGTTTTGGGAAGGTTTTGCTTGAGCTTGTAACGGGTAAGCTTGGCATCAGCAAATCTGATGATTCGTCTACAAGGGAGTTGTTGGATCACACGGTGCGCTACATCAGCATATATGACAAGGAACTGTTGAATAAGATTGTTGACCCATCTCTGATAGTAGATGAAGATCTATTGGAAGAAGTTTGGGCCATGGCAATCGTGGCCAGGTCCTGCCTCAACCCCAAGCCATCTAAGCGTCCCCCGATGAAATACATCCTTAAGGCATTGGAAAACCCTCTAAAGGTGGTGAGGGAAGAGAGTTCCAGCTCTGCAAGGCTGCGAACAGCTTCATCGAGAAGATCCTGGAGCACTGCTTTCTTTGGTAGCTGGCAGCAGAGCTCATCAGATAGCGCCACCGCTCCTGGCCACACGAGCAGAGAGAGTATCAGTGGCTTAAAACGGGAATCCTCTGCATCACACAAAAGGTTATCAAGTGAAATATTCCCTGAGCCAATTGAAATACAAGATCTCGAGCGACAAGATGAACATTAG
- the LOC126631908 gene encoding uncharacterized protein LOC126631908 isoform X2, translating into MERGHETAVGGDKPSHFATMGSTDGGQKPCVWSSPQGGCKIDLRKQIFCNRSLNMKNIVAVGFDMDYTLAQYKPETFESLAYDGTIRKLVYDLGYPRELLNWSFDWTYMVRGLVLDKKRGNILKMDRHKYVKVAYHGFKELSKEDKVNTYGNTLIRDSFDEPDYIIIDTLFALAEAYMFAQLVDFKDKNPGKIPEGVDYAVMYKDVRAAVDLCHRDGTLKQMVANDPQRYINEDTSIVPMLKMLRDSGRATFLVTNSLWDYTNIVMNFLCESRTVDGSRKCNFDWLKYFDVVITGSAKPSFFHDGNRANLFEVELESGMLINTDNGSPMAQVGSSSPAPTLSLKGQKKACRVFQGGSVGHLHKLLSIESSSQVLYVGDHIYGDILRSKKVLGWRTMLVVPELEREVELLWELRDTRKQLRLLRNERDLIEDKIHHLKWSLKFDDFSTVEKQKLSSECNALEFQRDQVRFAHQQAQRECHQMFHKIWGQLMKTGYQNSRFSHQVERFACLYTSQVSNLSLYSPDKYYRPSEDYMPHEFDILSL; encoded by the exons ATGGAAAGGGGCCACGAGACTGCTGTAGGAGGTGACAAGCCATCACATTTTGCAACTATGGGCTCGACGGATGGTGGTCAGAAACCATGTGTGTGGTCATCTCCCCAAGGAGGATGTAAAATAGACTTAAGAAAGCAGATTTTCTGCAACAGATCGTTGAATATGAAGAATATTGTCGCGGTGGGATTTGATATGGATTACACATTGGCACAGTACAAGCCGGAAACCTTTGAGTCTCTTGCATACGATGGAACTATCCGAAAGTTGGTGTATGATCTAGGATACCCTCGTGAG TTGCTGAATTGGTCCTTCGATTGGACATATATGGTCAGAGGGTTGGTTCTGGATAAGAAGAGAGGCAACATCCTGAAG ATGGATCGACATAAGTATGTGAAAGTTGCTTACCATGGATTCAAAGAGTTATCTAAGGAAGATAAAGTTAACACCTATGGAAATACATTAATACGGGATTCCTTTGACGAGCCAGATTATATTATCATTGATACTCTCTTTGCTCTAGCTGAAGCTTACATGTTTGCCCAACTGGTTGACTTCAAAGACAAAAATCCAGGAAAAATTCCAGAGGGTGTTGA ttatGCTGTTATGTACAAGGATGTTCGAGCTGCTGTTGATTTGTGCCACCGTGATGGAACTTTAAAGCAAATGGTGGCAAATGACCCTCAGCG GTATATTAATGAAGATACCTCCATAGTTCCTATGCTCAAAATGCTGAGAGATTCTGGCCGTGCTACATTCCTGGTGACAAACAG TTTATGGGACTACACAAACATTGTGATGAATTTCCTTTGCGAGTCACGTACAGTGGATGGTAGTAGAAAATGCAATTTCGACTGGCTTAAATACTTTGATGTTGTCATCACTGGCAG TGCAAAGCCAAGCTTCTTTCATGATGGTAACCGTGCTAATCTGTTTGAGGTAGAACTCGAGtcagggatgctaatcaatacTGATAATGGTTCTCCTATGGCTCAG GTTGGAAGTTCTTCACCTGCACCTACGTTATCGTTGAAGGGACAGAAGAAGGCTTGTAGAGTTTTCCAG GGAGGCAGCGTTGGCCATCTTCATAAACTGCTTTCAATTGAGTCAAGTTCACAG GTTCTTTATGTTGGTGACCATATATATGGAGATATTTTGCGCAGCAAAAAGGTTCTTG GGTGGAGAACAATGCTTGTCGTTCCAGAGCTAGAGAGGGAGGTTGAACTCCTATGGGAATTGAGAGATACCCGCAAG CAACTTCGATTGTTGAGGAATGAACGCGATCTAATTGAAGACAAAATACATCATCTAAAGTGGTCTCTCAA ATTTGATGATTTTAGTACTGTGGAGAAGCAAAAATTATCTTCTGAATGCAATGCTTTGGAG TTTCAAAGAGATCAAGTGCGTTTCGCCCATCAACAGGCTCAACGTGAATGTCACCAAATG TTTCATAAGATCTGGGGGCAACTCATGAAGACTGGCTATCAGAACTCCCGCTTTTCCCATCAG GTCGAGAGATTTGCCTGCCTTTATACTAGCCAAGTTTCCAACTTGAGTCTCTACTCTCCCGACAAATACTACAGGCCGAGCGAAGACTACATGCCCCATGAATTCGATATTCTTTCCCTGTGA
- the LOC126631908 gene encoding uncharacterized protein LOC126631908 isoform X1: MLLAPIPFPNPIGIGISQIIPLESDSLLSSLPFPPLPKCLFKTTMRVPKKPVSFCLSLFSPDLSAASPSSLSPRLRSRSPGKRKGIHTIGGYQLHASYSMERGHETAVGGDKPSHFATMGSTDGGQKPCVWSSPQGGCKIDLRKQIFCNRSLNMKNIVAVGFDMDYTLAQYKPETFESLAYDGTIRKLVYDLGYPRELLNWSFDWTYMVRGLVLDKKRGNILKMDRHKYVKVAYHGFKELSKEDKVNTYGNTLIRDSFDEPDYIIIDTLFALAEAYMFAQLVDFKDKNPGKIPEGVDYAVMYKDVRAAVDLCHRDGTLKQMVANDPQRYINEDTSIVPMLKMLRDSGRATFLVTNSLWDYTNIVMNFLCESRTVDGSRKCNFDWLKYFDVVITGSAKPSFFHDGNRANLFEVELESGMLINTDNGSPMAQVGSSSPAPTLSLKGQKKACRVFQGGSVGHLHKLLSIESSSQVLYVGDHIYGDILRSKKVLGWRTMLVVPELEREVELLWELRDTRKQLRLLRNERDLIEDKIHHLKWSLKFDDFSTVEKQKLSSECNALEFQRDQVRFAHQQAQRECHQMFHKIWGQLMKTGYQNSRFSHQVERFACLYTSQVSNLSLYSPDKYYRPSEDYMPHEFDILSL, translated from the exons ATGTTACTTGCTCCGATTCCTTTTCCTAATCCCATTGGCATCGGAATCTCCCAGATTATTCCCCTCGAATCCGATTCCCTCTTATCATCCCTCCCATTCCCTCCTCTTCCCAAATGCCTATTTAAAACCACCATGCGTGTTCCCAAGAAACCCGTTTCCTTCTGCCTCTCTCTGTTTTCTCCCGACCTTTCCGCTGCCtccccttcctctctctctccccgccTCCGCTCTCGCTCTCCCGGTAAACGAAAAGGCATTCACACGATAG GAGGTTATCAATTGCATGCCAGCTATTCGATGGAAAGGGGCCACGAGACTGCTGTAGGAGGTGACAAGCCATCACATTTTGCAACTATGGGCTCGACGGATGGTGGTCAGAAACCATGTGTGTGGTCATCTCCCCAAGGAGGATGTAAAATAGACTTAAGAAAGCAGATTTTCTGCAACAGATCGTTGAATATGAAGAATATTGTCGCGGTGGGATTTGATATGGATTACACATTGGCACAGTACAAGCCGGAAACCTTTGAGTCTCTTGCATACGATGGAACTATCCGAAAGTTGGTGTATGATCTAGGATACCCTCGTGAG TTGCTGAATTGGTCCTTCGATTGGACATATATGGTCAGAGGGTTGGTTCTGGATAAGAAGAGAGGCAACATCCTGAAG ATGGATCGACATAAGTATGTGAAAGTTGCTTACCATGGATTCAAAGAGTTATCTAAGGAAGATAAAGTTAACACCTATGGAAATACATTAATACGGGATTCCTTTGACGAGCCAGATTATATTATCATTGATACTCTCTTTGCTCTAGCTGAAGCTTACATGTTTGCCCAACTGGTTGACTTCAAAGACAAAAATCCAGGAAAAATTCCAGAGGGTGTTGA ttatGCTGTTATGTACAAGGATGTTCGAGCTGCTGTTGATTTGTGCCACCGTGATGGAACTTTAAAGCAAATGGTGGCAAATGACCCTCAGCG GTATATTAATGAAGATACCTCCATAGTTCCTATGCTCAAAATGCTGAGAGATTCTGGCCGTGCTACATTCCTGGTGACAAACAG TTTATGGGACTACACAAACATTGTGATGAATTTCCTTTGCGAGTCACGTACAGTGGATGGTAGTAGAAAATGCAATTTCGACTGGCTTAAATACTTTGATGTTGTCATCACTGGCAG TGCAAAGCCAAGCTTCTTTCATGATGGTAACCGTGCTAATCTGTTTGAGGTAGAACTCGAGtcagggatgctaatcaatacTGATAATGGTTCTCCTATGGCTCAG GTTGGAAGTTCTTCACCTGCACCTACGTTATCGTTGAAGGGACAGAAGAAGGCTTGTAGAGTTTTCCAG GGAGGCAGCGTTGGCCATCTTCATAAACTGCTTTCAATTGAGTCAAGTTCACAG GTTCTTTATGTTGGTGACCATATATATGGAGATATTTTGCGCAGCAAAAAGGTTCTTG GGTGGAGAACAATGCTTGTCGTTCCAGAGCTAGAGAGGGAGGTTGAACTCCTATGGGAATTGAGAGATACCCGCAAG CAACTTCGATTGTTGAGGAATGAACGCGATCTAATTGAAGACAAAATACATCATCTAAAGTGGTCTCTCAA ATTTGATGATTTTAGTACTGTGGAGAAGCAAAAATTATCTTCTGAATGCAATGCTTTGGAG TTTCAAAGAGATCAAGTGCGTTTCGCCCATCAACAGGCTCAACGTGAATGTCACCAAATG TTTCATAAGATCTGGGGGCAACTCATGAAGACTGGCTATCAGAACTCCCGCTTTTCCCATCAG GTCGAGAGATTTGCCTGCCTTTATACTAGCCAAGTTTCCAACTTGAGTCTCTACTCTCCCGACAAATACTACAGGCCGAGCGAAGACTACATGCCCCATGAATTCGATATTCTTTCCCTGTGA